The Alligator mississippiensis isolate rAllMis1 chromosome 3, rAllMis1, whole genome shotgun sequence DNA window ATCTACAGCGTTCTGGTGTTCCTcaaaaagaggggaagaatcCCAGTTTAGTGATCCCTCTGGAAAGGGGGAAGCAAGGGGGAAATCACTACCTTGTGTATTGTGCGGAAGCATGAACAAGAAGTGGAAAGCAGAGGGGAAAGACTGACTGCATAAAGAGTGAGGGGCTGATGCTGAACCTGCTGCCCCATAGACTCATCCCAGCCTGGCAAAGGAGAATAATCCTGGTCTGCAGTGACGGTGAGCTTGTGCTGAGCTCCAAATTGACTCATGGAAACAGAAGAAGGTGGAGGAATAAGTGACAAATTCATGGCAAGTCTGTACCAAGTTATTTAAGTTATAGAAAAAATTAATTAGAGACTGTTTGGGGAAGAATATGGAATAGTTATGGAGACCTACTTAATTAAGAAGGACCTGATTGAACGGGTGTTGTGTTGCATGGATTAATGAGACTATGTAGAACCTGAGTTAGACAATCAGGTCTACTGATCAGTGATTTAAGATAATTTACTCTAGAACTTAATTGAGCAAAGACTCACATTTTTACCTGTTTGAGGCAAAGATTCAAAGAGACCAGCAAAGAAGGAAAAGTGGGGTAAAACCTATGCGTTGAAGCCTGTTGCCTAAAAGAATCAAGACAGTGAGTGATGGGACACGATGtaggtaggggaggaggagacctgtAAATACACCTTGAGAATGCCCATCAGGTCAGCCTACTAGCAAGACATCCGCCTCCCCtgttcaaaatatatatatatatattttattttttattttttttttaacatctcagCATGGTGGGTAAAATAACATAGTGGTAAGGCTACAAAGAGGGGCAACTGACAGTTAAGTGGAGCActgctgccacaggcagaaatacAGTGGGTAGAAGTTGCCAACAGAAGAGTTAAAATGCAGTTAAAATTCCCATTACAAGATCATTATGGCAAGATTAAAACAGATGCATGTGTTGATGTTCACCTGTTCTGTACTCAATTGCTTAGTTTCTCTAGAAGTATTACAAATTCTGTTAGAAGACTTGTAAACTCTGACAGAGTTTACAATACAGGGATTTCACAAGTGCTCTTTATCCTGGCAATCCAAAAAGACGAGCAAGTGAGAGAGAGGCTCACagttgcaattaaagacattttttccatttcatgACCATACGATCTTCTGTAATTTACTACAGACTTTCATGCAACTTTCAATCAAATCTCCAAAAGCATCTACATATTGCCCTATGGTAATGTTGCTATGGCaccgtgttttagtacttccttttggtagtactaaaaggaagtactaaagtattTGGAAataattccttttggaagtactaaagcacggcacagtacaAGTAGTTATTGCGCCATGTGATGTGTGTGATGCACAGTTAGATTTcattgctacattgctgtagtggcacactatactgggggagcatactgctatggcgacatagctgcTGGTAAATGGTAGGCCCATGTGTTTGCCATGTTGCCATAGCATGCCATACTCCGATTTAGCACGTTGCTACGTTGTCATAAGGTgatatgtagatgcgccctccCAGGACTAGCAAGAACAACGATACCTGCTAATAAAAAATGTTTGACTAAATGCTATCTTGGATAGCATCCAATTCAGCCTTTAGCAATGATGCAATACAAGTCTGCAATCTTGACAGCTGAACCAGACCAACAAGAGTCTGTCTGGCAAGCCAAATGGAGAGGAAAGTACTTGGAGACTAATAACACAGTTCCTCCCCTATAGCCAATACCACAGCAGAGGAACAGAGAGCAGTTACTCTAGTTCCAGAAAACAGTGGAATAATACCCTGTTTGAGATCTCCTCAAGGTTTCTAAAGATTAGTGGTTTGTGGAGTTCTCTGCTTCTCTGAACGTCCTATAATACTACCTTTATCAGTTGAGTTGCTCTTCCCATTATGTAAAGATaatcatgtaattttttttctttgagagtAAGGTAAAATTGTTCGTGTAGATTTGTTACCAGCATAGATAAGAAACACcgtttaaagaaaataaaaggttcAAAAGAGTAAAAAACAAGACAGACTTACTAGTTATCATTGCTCCAGTTACAGAACCCAGAAATCCAATGCTGACCACAATGACAGAGATTAGTCTCCCCTGCCTATGCCTCTGCAGCATCACAAACATTAACACTGCCACAGCACCATGGacaaagagagaagagaagagagccCACAGGAAAACCCAGTACCACATCTCTGAAAAGAAAGCAGTCAAAGGGTTAATGTTTCTGATGagctaatttttttaaaatgcaagacaTCTAGAAATACTGCAATATTCAAATAATAATAGGAAAAAGAAGTTTCAGGGTTTAGAAAGAATTGGCCTGGAAACAGTGGTATATGCTTAAAACATTGGATTTACCTGGCATTCAACTTACGGGGAACAACCCTTAATAGTCCCCAAAACTGCAAAAGAAGAGTACCTCTGAAACAAGTTACTTATTCCTGAAGTAGTTTCAGAACACAAGTTTCACCCTACTTCCTTGCCCATATATTGCATTTACTACAATCCTATTCAATTaggacatgaaaaaaaaagcttatCAGATATATTCAGTACTGACAAGGGTACTTTAAAGGAGGCCTTTACAAAAAGTTAAAAGATAGGAAAtagttaaaggaaaaaaaaaataataatcaaggATATCACCTTGTCTACCCAGAAAATGGAGCACTCTAACATACTAGCCCCAAAGGATCTCTCAAGAGATTGAgaagtaatatttttaaaaaacccaagttACCAGTGATTTATATTCCTGCAATTTGTTGATACAAACATATTTTAGAGGAACATGAGTTTAGAAGTTACTAGGCCAAAATGGTAGTAAGCGAGTGTAATTAGGTAGTCACTTCAACAGAAGTTTCCACAATAAGTGTTGCATATAAGCAGGTTTCCCTCTGAAATGCAAGACatacaccactactactactttgAAAGTAAAGAAGCAGGAAAGATCAGTGAAGGTGCGCGCCAATGAGAGACAGAACCAGAAgggccatttaaaaataattaatagcACTCGGAAGAAAATGAGTGGGGCTACAACAGAAGTAGTGAGGAAAGGCATCTGAACTTAGTGGCCAGATTTACTTCATCAGATAAGAGAAAATCTTGCAGCCTTACGAAGATTTGGGTTCAGTCTCTAGGCTACTGTACTTTGTATAATCTTTAGCAAGGTAAATTTTGTGCTTCAATTTCACATTGGTAGTAAGGGTCTGTggtttcccccaccaccacccatcacatGGCTCTGTACATATGGCACAAGTTGGGGAACCTGTTGTATAATATAGGTCTAATATCCTGTAAAGCACACAGGTCTTAAGATCATTGTACATGGCCCTTGGTCTCTTTTAAAAAGGAAGCTTTGAACAGATTAAAAAGTTTTCCAACATTACACACTTTCATCTATAATGGGTCCAGTTGAGCATGTGCTAAAACAGGgctgctcaacctccagcctgcaggccaaatatgCCCTACAGAGCCATAAATATCCAGCCTGTGGCACGCCCCCTGGGTCAGAAACTTTGACACCGGGGGAGCAGTAGCAAT harbors:
- the TMEM170B gene encoding transmembrane protein 170B gives rise to the protein MPEMWYWVFLWALFSSLFVHGAVAVLMFVMLQRHRQGRLISVIVVSIGFLGSVTGAMITSAAVAGIYRVAGKNMAPLEALVFGVGQTVLTLIISFSRILATL